The Papio anubis isolate 15944 chromosome 1, Panubis1.0, whole genome shotgun sequence genome window below encodes:
- the HSPB11 gene encoding intraflagellar transport protein 25 homolog isoform X1, producing MLVKHFKMRKIDLCLSSEGSEVILATSSDEKHPPENIIDGNPETFWTTTGMFPQEFIICFHKHVRIERLVIQSYFVQTLKIEKSTSKEPVDFEQWIEKDLVHTEGQLQNEEIMARDGSATYLRFIIVSAFDHFASVHSVSAEGTVVSNLSS from the exons ATGCTA GTTAAacattttaagatgagaaaaattGATCTCTGTCTGAGCTCTGAAGGGTCCGAAGTGATTTTAGCTACATCAAGTGATGAAAAACACCCACCTGAAAATATCATTGATGG GAATCCAGAAACGTTTTGGACCACCACAGGAATGTTTCCCCAGGAATTCATTATTTGTTTCCACAAACATGTAAGGATTGAAAGGCTTGTAATCCAAAGTTACTTTG TACAGACCTTGAAGATTGAAAAGAGCACGTCTAAAGAGCCAGTTGATTTTGAGCAATGGATTGAAAAAG ATTTGGTACACACAGAGGGGCAgcttcaaaatgaagaaattatg GCACGTGATGGCTCCGCTACTTACTTGAGATTCATTATTGTATCAGCCTTTGACCATTTTGCATCTGTGCATAGCGTTTCTGCAGAGGGAACAGTAGTCTCAAACCTTTCCTCATAA
- the HSPB11 gene encoding intraflagellar transport protein 25 homolog isoform X2, which produces MRKIDLCLSSEGSEVILATSSDEKHPPENIIDGNPETFWTTTGMFPQEFIICFHKHVRIERLVIQSYFVQTLKIEKSTSKEPVDFEQWIEKDLVHTEGQLQNEEIMARDGSATYLRFIIVSAFDHFASVHSVSAEGTVVSNLSS; this is translated from the exons atgagaaaaattGATCTCTGTCTGAGCTCTGAAGGGTCCGAAGTGATTTTAGCTACATCAAGTGATGAAAAACACCCACCTGAAAATATCATTGATGG GAATCCAGAAACGTTTTGGACCACCACAGGAATGTTTCCCCAGGAATTCATTATTTGTTTCCACAAACATGTAAGGATTGAAAGGCTTGTAATCCAAAGTTACTTTG TACAGACCTTGAAGATTGAAAAGAGCACGTCTAAAGAGCCAGTTGATTTTGAGCAATGGATTGAAAAAG ATTTGGTACACACAGAGGGGCAgcttcaaaatgaagaaattatg GCACGTGATGGCTCCGCTACTTACTTGAGATTCATTATTGTATCAGCCTTTGACCATTTTGCATCTGTGCATAGCGTTTCTGCAGAGGGAACAGTAGTCTCAAACCTTTCCTCATAA